The proteins below are encoded in one region of Chaetodon trifascialis isolate fChaTrf1 chromosome 11, fChaTrf1.hap1, whole genome shotgun sequence:
- the LOC139338923 gene encoding profilin-2-like isoform X1: MSWQSYVENLMADGSCQDSAIVGYTDAKYVWAAHAGGTFNNITSQEIDVLIGKDRETFYTSGLTLGSKKCSVLRDSLQDDGDWTMDIRTKSQGGEPTYNISVGRAGKVLVLVMGKEGVHGGGLNKKAYSMAKYLRDSGF; this comes from the exons ATGTCTTGGCAAAGCTACGTGGAAAACCTGATGGCCGATGGCAGCTGTCAGGATAGCGCCATTGTTGGGTATACGGACGCCAAATATGTTTGGGCAGCACATGCCGGTGGTACTTTCAACAATATCACG tctcaAGAAATTGATGTCCTTATCGGTAAGGACAGGGAGACCTTTTACACCAGCGGTCTCACTCTGGGCTCAAAGAAGTGCTCAGTTCTCAGAGACAGCCTCCAGGATGATGGGGACTGGACAATGGACATCAGGACAAAGAGCCAAGGAGGAGAGCCTACATACAATATCTCTGTGGGGAGAGCCGGAAAAG ttttgGTTCTTGTAATGGGCAAAGAAGGGGTCCATGGAGGCGGACTGAATAAGAAGGCTTACTCAATGGCAAAATACTTGAGGGATTCAGGGTTTTAA
- the LOC139338923 gene encoding profilin-2-like isoform X2, translating to MSWQSYVENLMADGSCQDSAIVGYTDAKYVWAAHAGGTFNNITSQEIDVLIGKDRETFYTSGLTLGSKKCSVLRDSLQDDGDWTMDIRTKSQGGEPTYNISVGRAGKVLVLVMGKEAVHGGNLNKKAHVMAEYLRKSGY from the exons ATGTCTTGGCAAAGCTACGTGGAAAACCTGATGGCCGATGGCAGCTGTCAGGATAGCGCCATTGTTGGGTATACGGACGCCAAATATGTTTGGGCAGCACATGCCGGTGGTACTTTCAACAATATCACG tctcaAGAAATTGATGTCCTTATCGGTAAGGACAGGGAGACCTTTTACACCAGCGGTCTCACTCTGGGCTCAAAGAAGTGCTCAGTTCTCAGAGACAGCCTCCAGGATGATGGGGACTGGACAATGGACATCAGGACAAAGAGCCAAGGAGGAGAGCCTACATACAATATCTCTGTGGGGAGAGCCGGAAAAG TATTGGTTTTAGTCATGGGAAAGGAGGCGGTCCATGGTGGAAATCTTAACAAGAAAGCACATGTAATGGCTGAATACCTGAGGAAGTCTGGATATTGA